A section of the Scleropages formosus chromosome 12, fSclFor1.1, whole genome shotgun sequence genome encodes:
- the LOC114912034 gene encoding uncharacterized protein LOC114912034, producing the protein MEPRMKRRNLEFHRASEEPSATHSKLFVSKDLPALTCCVSMSSGAIANVSEIKQTHLSAVPPSSAPPAPETESSMSGFPQEDRPEVLMNFEGEEHLVENQEMTSGPSSLEPTVISEEHFHKCTPTHVQLKMQDQPTSMKSSFFTKSAEGCGPVSVQETDIIECKILGDKNSEIIVQEMKGTRPSEETLCEEDLFISTSDVRKVWHPPQVWRPQGLLPGQLSGHPENPITKGVEGPSEENSSPSVSCALQKTLKEAVKSLSSSDMNASFPLPTTREHVVKPKQNLDESLGIERGGTGPSFTNPHECFTDDEKIKIDVKGGPRPLKRCSAEHTEAAQDAGEHGRDISEGHHSDEVSLHEINACACVRAAVLLSEMSKLVIQKSSIDESAAPLADSLTLEGPQKRLTSKAGSTSVKETLSKAAAAGIKQEDGAFSEINNPCSPPAETGSPMSPESEMSTEVDSTLCDENTKHEFRSSFFPADVPPLQALSDPFESPSEASSGFMASSENPSFPVDGKHSPAPTGAVFSCSNFLRYCEEEDTSSVPPSPKEVSSTTEAVPTVSRGSQGGNVEGVPPAVLQPLAHSRLAETEMLVLVVERGTNYMSGAAEDDNVCEVAGGSRRAKSPTVLLVVKPQEGRAEPTHQCVLELHLEEDGSSRPPSPQEILVEVEMRANKVEQHEGHMEITAVPQNTVGNMSVDLSLGFLPGPHAENLFDFVQQETDDVTVAFELTEIPPRFIDPVCDTEAPDCGNAESECSLVGRPAPAATWFNDGLRVPHNGQKYLCESDADKHLVQSLSASPCGSDACSCEAVDEATETLCSSSLHVVRSQAAPGTEGGNIAHPGGAEAASHMFHFDVGGSSAHGDDASEIELELEFGSGAEEPQEGVRVVAKSEDHATSQRESLHLNIFSRATEGEKVRLDAKDSDACSFRFSVGESSSL; encoded by the coding sequence ATGGAACCACGGATGAAAAGGCGTAATTTAGAGTTTCACAGAGCATCAGAAGAACCAAGTGCCACACACTCCAAACTCTTTGTTTCAAAAGACCTTCCTGCCTTAACCTGTTGTGTATCGATGTCATCTGGGGCAATAGCCAATGTCTCAGAAATAAAGCAGACTCATTTGTCTGCAGTACCACCTTCATCAGCTCCTCCAGCACCCGAGACAGAATCATCTATGTCCGGTTTCCCCCAAGAAGATAGGCCTGAAGTCTTAATGAATTTTGAGGGTGAAGAACATTTGGTAGAGAACCAAGAGATGACATCAGGACCCTCTTCATTAGAACCTACAGTAATAAGCGAGGAGCATTTTCATAAATGTACTCCTACCCATGTTCAACTTAAGATGCAAGATCAACCAACCTCCATGAAGTCCAGCTTCTTCACAAAATCCGCTGAGGGTTGTGGACCTGTCTCTGTACAGGAGACAGATATTATAGAGTGTAAGATTTTAGGGgacaaaaacagtgaaattatCGTGCAGGAAATGAAGGGGACCAGACCTAGTGAGGAAACCCTTTGTGAAGAAGATCTTTTTATTTCCACATCAGATGTCAGAAAAGTATGGCATCCACCCCAGGTTTGGAGACCACAAGGTCTACTGCCAGGTCAGTTATCAGGGCATCCAGAAAACCCCATAACAAAAGGGGTGGAAGGCCCCAGTGAAGAAAATTCTAGTCCCTCAGTCTCCTGTGCTCTTCAGAAAACTCTAAAAGAGGCAGTCAAGTCTTTGAGCTCTTCGGATATGAATGCGTCTTTTCCTCTCCCAACGACACGTGAGCATGTTGTAAAACCAAAGCAGAACCTAGATGAATCTCTGGGGATAGAAAGGGGGGGGACAGGGCCCAGCTTCACAAATCCACACGAGTGTTTTACTGatgatgaaaaaattaaaatagatgTGAAAGGCGGACCAAGACCCTTAAAGAGATGTTCAGCTGAACATACTGAGGCAGCGCAGGATGCTGGAGAACATGGGAGAGACATATCTGAAGGGCATCACAGTGACGAGGTCTCACttcatgaaataaatgcatgtgcatgtgtaagagctgcagttctgctctcaGAGATGTCAAAACTAGTAATTCAAAAAAGCAGCATAGATGAAAGTGCAGCACCTTTAGCAGATTCTCTTACGTTAGAAGGCCCACAAAAGAGGTTAACGTCAAAAGCAGGAAGTACTTCGGTGAAAGAGACGCTTTcaaaagctgctgctgctggtatCAAACAAGAGGATGGAGCCTTCAGTGAGATTAATAATCCCTGCAGTCCACCGGCTGAGACAGGCAGTCCAATGTCCCCAGAGTCGGAAATGTCCACTGAGGTGGACAGCACACTCTGTGATGAAAACACCAAGCACGAGTTTCGTTCGTCATTCTTCCCAGCAGATGTTCCTCCGCTTCAAGCGTTAAGCGATCCTTTCGAATCACCTTCAGAAGCCAGCAGTGGTTTCATGGCCTCCTCAGAAAATCCTTCCTTCCCCGTTGACGGTAAACACTCACCGGCCCCTACCGGTGCTGTCTTCTCTTGCTCAAACTTCTTGAGATACTGTGAGGAGGAGGACACGTCTTCTGTCCCACCGAGCCCAAAGGAAGTGAGCTCCACCACAGAAGCGGTGCCTACAGTCTCCCGGGGGAGCCAGGGGGGAAACGTTGAGGGCGTCCCCCCAGCAGTCCTTCAGCCTCTCGCACATAGTCGACTCGCTGAAACCGAGATGTTGGTGTTGGTCGTGGAGAGAGGCACGAACTATATGAGTGGAGCTGCTGAAGATGATAATGTTTGTGAGGTAGCAGGTGGCAGTAGGAGGGCAAAGAGCcccactgtgctgctggtggTCAAACCCCAGGAAGGAAGGGCAGAGCCCACCCATCAGTGCGTCTTAGAGCTTCATCTTGAGGAAGACGGTTCATCAAGGCCTCCTTCCCCTCAGGAGATCTTGGTGGAAGTAGAAATGCGAGCGAACAAGGTGGAGCAGCATGAGGGACACATGGAAATCACAGCAGTTCCACAGAACACGGTGGGAAACATGAGTGTGGACCTTTCCCTCGGCTTCCTGCCCGGTCCCCACGCGGAGAACCTGTTTGACTTTGTCCAGCAGGAGACTGATGATGTGACCGTAGCGTTTGAGCTCACAGAAATACCACCGAGGTTCATAGACCCAGTGTGCGACACGGAGGCCCCTGACTGTGGCAACGCAGAGTCCGAGTGCTCTTTGGTGGGACGTCCTGCACCGGCAGCCACCTGGTTCAACGATGGTCTCAGAGTCCCACACAATGGACAGAAGTATCTCTGCGAGTCAGATGCAGACAAACATCTCGTGCAGAGTTTGAGCGCGAGCCCCTGTGGCAGCGATGCGTGCAGCTGTGAGGCTGTAGACGAGGCGACCGAGACGCTCTGCAGTTCCTCTCTCCATGTCGTCCGCTCTCAGGCTGCGCCAGGAACGGAAGGAGGGAACATCGCTCATCCCGGCGGCGCCGAAGCTGCATCCCATATGTTCCACTTTGACGTTGGAGGTTCATCGGCACATGGAGATGACGCTTCTGAGATAGAGCTGGAGTTGGAATTTGGCTCCGGAGCAGAGGAGCCGCAGGAAGGGGTCAGAGTCGTGGCGAAGAGCGAAGACCACGCAACCTCACAGAGGGAGTCTCTCCATCTCAACATTTTCTCTCGAGCGACTGAAGGCGAGAAGGTCCGGCTGGATGCAAAGGACTCGGATGCCTGCAGCTTTCGGTTCTCGGTTGGGGAGAGTTCTTCTCTTTAG